One genomic window of Glycine soja cultivar W05 chromosome 9, ASM419377v2, whole genome shotgun sequence includes the following:
- the LOC114425858 gene encoding G-type lectin S-receptor-like serine/threonine-protein kinase At4g27290 isoform X1, which yields MAIPPLTLICKLLWLLFSQICYATDTITQDQQLSDDGSTLVSNGGTFELGFFNPGSSNNRYVGIWYKKISIKTVVWVANRDNPIVRHNSSKLVIRQEGNLVLLSNNNQSLLWTTNVTKKASSSSPIVQLLDTGNLVIKDGINEESVFLWQSFDHPCDTLLSGMKLGWDLRTGLNRRLTSWKSWDDPSSGDIVWEVVIGNNPELVMWKSKVDYFRTGPYTGNMFSGVYAPRNNPLYNWKFVSNKDEVYFQYTLSNSFVVSIIVLNQTLNLRQRLTWIPDTKTWTVYQSLPLDSCDVYNTCGPNGNCIIAGSPICQCLDGFKPKSPQQWNAMDWRQGCVRSEEWSCGVKNKDGFQRLASMKLPNTTFSWVNESITLEECRAKCLENCSCTAYSNLDTRGGGSGCSIWVGELVDMRDVKSGQDLYVRIATSDPDGKHERQKKVILVVAITVSLVLVMLLAFCVYMIKKKYKGKTEIRMSIEQKDQGGQEDLELPFFDLATIITATNNFSINNKLGEGGFGPVYKGLLVDEQEIAIKRLSRSSGQGLKEFRNEVILCAKLQHRNLVKVLGYCIEGEEKMLVYEYMPNKSLDLILFNSVESKFLDWPMRFNILNAIARGLLYLHHDSRLRIIHRDLKASNILLDNDMNPKISDFGLARLCGSDQVEGSTSIIAGTHGYMAPEYAIDGLFSIKSDVFSFGVLLLEIVSGKKNKGLTYQDHDHNLIGHAWRLWKEGTPEQLIDACLANSCSIYEVARCVQISLLCLQHHPDDRPNMTSVVVMLSSENVIPEPKELGFLIRRVSNEREQSSNRQSSSINEVTMSLLNAR from the exons ATGGCCATTCCTCCTCTTACACTTATCTGCAAGCTATTATGGTTACTCTTCTCTCAAATCTGTTATGCAACTGACACCATCACGCAGGATCAGCAACTTTCGGATGATGGCAGCACCTTGGTTTCTAACGGCGGAACCTTTGAGTTGGGTTTCTTCAATCCCGGGAGTTCCAATAACCGCTATGTCGGAATCTGGTACAAAAAAATCTCTATTAAAACAGTAGTTTGGGTTGCCAACCGTGACAACCCAATAGTCAGACACAACTCAAGCAAGCTGGTCATAAGGCAAGAGGGAAACCTCGTActcctcagcaacaacaaccagTCTCTTCTTTGGACTacaaatgtaacaaaaaagGCTTCGAGTTCGAGTCCAATTGTGCAACTCTTGGACACTGGAAACTTGGTAATTAAAGATGGTATCAACGAAGAGAGTGTTTTTCTGTGGCAAAGCTTTGACCATCCTTGTGACACGCTATTGTCGGGAATGAAGCTTGGGTGGGACTTAAGAACTGGGCTTAACCGGCGTCTTACTTCTTGGAAAAGCTGGGATGATCCGTCTTCGGGAGACATTGTTTGGGAGGTAGTGATAGGAAACAATCCTGAATTGGTCATGTGGAAGAGTAAAGTTGACTACTTTAGGACTGGGCCTTATACTGGGAATATGTTCAGTGGAGTATATGCGCCGAGGAATAACCCActttataattggaaatttgtgAGTAACAAAGATGAAGTGTATTTCCAATACACCTTGAGTAATAGTTTTGTGGTTTCTATAATTGTTTTGAACCAAACCCTTAATCTTCGTCAACGCCTCACTTGGATTCCCGATACCAAGACTTGGACGGTTTACCAATCCTTGCCACTAGATAGTTGTGATGTTTATAACACTTGTGGGCCAAATGGAAATTGCATCATTGCTGGGTCGCCAATTTGCCAGTGCTTAGACGGGTTCAAGCCGAAATCGCCCCAACAGTGGAACGCAATGGATTGGAGGCAAGGGTGTGTGCGCAGTGAAGAGTGGAGTTGTGGGGTAAAAAATAAGGATGGTTTTCAAAGACTTGCTAGTATGAAACTGCCAAACACTACATTTTCTTGGGTTAACGAAAGTATAACACTTGAGGAGTGTAGGGCCAAATGTTTGGAAAACTGTTCGTGCACAGCTTATTCGAACTTGGACACAAGGGGAGGAGGTAGTGGGTGCTCCATTTGGGTTGGTGAACTTGTTGACATGAGAGATGTAAAAAGCGGACAAGATTTATATGTTCGAATAGCCACTTCGGATCCAG ATGGTAAACATGAGCGTCAAAAAAAGGTAATCTTGGTGGTTGCGATCACTGTTTCGCTGGTCCTTGTGATGTTATTAGCATTCTGTGTTTACATgatcaagaaaaaatataaag GAAAAACAGAGATAAGGATGTCGATAGAGCAGAAAGATCAAGGCGGCCAAGAAGACTTGGAACTTCCTTTCTTTGATCTTGCTACCATAATTACTGCCACTAATAACTTTTCAATTAACAATAAACTCGGTGAAGGTGGTTTTGGGCCAGTATACAAG GGTTTATTAGTAGATGAACAAGAAATTGCAATCAAGAGGCTTTCAAGAAGTTCAGGACAAGGATTGAAGGAATTTAGGAATGAAGTTATATTGTGTGCTAAACTTCAACACCGAAATCTTGTTAAGGTTCTTGGTTATTGCATTGAAGGAGAAGAGAAAATGTTAGTCTATGAATACATGCCCAACAAAAGTCTTGATTTGATTCTTTTTA ATTCTGTTGAAAGTAAATTTTTAGACTGGCCAATGCGTTTCAACATTTTGAATGCAATTGCTCGGGGGCTTCTTTATCTTCACCATGATTCTAGATTGAGGATCATACACAGAGATCTGAAAGCAAGCAATATTTTATTAGACAATGATATGAATCCAAAAATATCAGATTTTGGCCTTGCTAGATTGTGTGGAAGTGATCAAGTTGAAGGGAGTACAAGCATCATAGCAGGAACACA TGGTTACATGGCCCCTGAATATGCCATTGATGGATTATTCTCTATAAAATCGGATGTATTCAGCTTTGGAGTATTATTGCTAGAAATTGttagtggaaagaaaaacaaaggacTCACCTACCAAGATCACGATCATAATCTTATTGGTCAT GCTTGGAGATTGTGGAAAGAAGGTACTCCAGAGCAATTGATTGATGCTTGTTTGGCAAATTCATGTAGTATATATGAAGTTGCACGGTGCGTTCAAATTAGCCTTCTATGTTTACAACATCATCCAGACGATAGGCCGAACATGACATCAGTAGTTGTAATGTTGTCGAGTGAAAATGTTATACCTGAACCCAAGGAGCTTGGTTTCTTAATTAGAAGGGTCTCGAACGAAAGAGAACAATCTTCTAATAGACAATCTTCTTCAATCAATGAAGTAACTATGTCACTTTTAAATGCTAGATAa
- the LOC114425858 gene encoding G-type lectin S-receptor-like serine/threonine-protein kinase At4g27290 isoform X2 yields MAIPPLTLICKLLWLLFSQICYATDTITQDQQLSDDGSTLVSNGGTFELGFFNPGSSNNRYVGIWYKKISIKTVVWVANRDNPIVRHNSSKLVIRQEGNLVLLSNNNQSLLWTTNVTKKASSSSPIVQLLDTGNLVIKDGINEESVFLWQSFDHPCDTLLSGMKLGWDLRTGLNRRLTSWKSWDDPSSGDIVWEVVIGNNPELVMWKSKVDYFRTGPYTGNMFSGVYAPRNNPLYNWKFVSNKDEVYFQYTLSNSFVVSIIVLNQTLNLRQRLTWIPDTKTWTVYQSLPLDSCDVYNTCGPNGNCIIAGSPICQCLDGFKPKSPQQWNAMDWRQGCVRSEEWSCGVKNKDGFQRLASMKLPNTTFSWVNESITLEECRAKCLENCSCTAYSNLDTRGGGSGCSIWVGELVDMRDVKSGQDLYVRIATSDPDGKHERQKKVILVVAITVSLVLVMLLAFCVYMIKKKYKDSVESKFLDWPMRFNILNAIARGLLYLHHDSRLRIIHRDLKASNILLDNDMNPKISDFGLARLCGSDQVEGSTSIIAGTHGYMAPEYAIDGLFSIKSDVFSFGVLLLEIVSGKKNKGLTYQDHDHNLIGHAWRLWKEGTPEQLIDACLANSCSIYEVARCVQISLLCLQHHPDDRPNMTSVVVMLSSENVIPEPKELGFLIRRVSNEREQSSNRQSSSINEVTMSLLNAR; encoded by the exons ATGGCCATTCCTCCTCTTACACTTATCTGCAAGCTATTATGGTTACTCTTCTCTCAAATCTGTTATGCAACTGACACCATCACGCAGGATCAGCAACTTTCGGATGATGGCAGCACCTTGGTTTCTAACGGCGGAACCTTTGAGTTGGGTTTCTTCAATCCCGGGAGTTCCAATAACCGCTATGTCGGAATCTGGTACAAAAAAATCTCTATTAAAACAGTAGTTTGGGTTGCCAACCGTGACAACCCAATAGTCAGACACAACTCAAGCAAGCTGGTCATAAGGCAAGAGGGAAACCTCGTActcctcagcaacaacaaccagTCTCTTCTTTGGACTacaaatgtaacaaaaaagGCTTCGAGTTCGAGTCCAATTGTGCAACTCTTGGACACTGGAAACTTGGTAATTAAAGATGGTATCAACGAAGAGAGTGTTTTTCTGTGGCAAAGCTTTGACCATCCTTGTGACACGCTATTGTCGGGAATGAAGCTTGGGTGGGACTTAAGAACTGGGCTTAACCGGCGTCTTACTTCTTGGAAAAGCTGGGATGATCCGTCTTCGGGAGACATTGTTTGGGAGGTAGTGATAGGAAACAATCCTGAATTGGTCATGTGGAAGAGTAAAGTTGACTACTTTAGGACTGGGCCTTATACTGGGAATATGTTCAGTGGAGTATATGCGCCGAGGAATAACCCActttataattggaaatttgtgAGTAACAAAGATGAAGTGTATTTCCAATACACCTTGAGTAATAGTTTTGTGGTTTCTATAATTGTTTTGAACCAAACCCTTAATCTTCGTCAACGCCTCACTTGGATTCCCGATACCAAGACTTGGACGGTTTACCAATCCTTGCCACTAGATAGTTGTGATGTTTATAACACTTGTGGGCCAAATGGAAATTGCATCATTGCTGGGTCGCCAATTTGCCAGTGCTTAGACGGGTTCAAGCCGAAATCGCCCCAACAGTGGAACGCAATGGATTGGAGGCAAGGGTGTGTGCGCAGTGAAGAGTGGAGTTGTGGGGTAAAAAATAAGGATGGTTTTCAAAGACTTGCTAGTATGAAACTGCCAAACACTACATTTTCTTGGGTTAACGAAAGTATAACACTTGAGGAGTGTAGGGCCAAATGTTTGGAAAACTGTTCGTGCACAGCTTATTCGAACTTGGACACAAGGGGAGGAGGTAGTGGGTGCTCCATTTGGGTTGGTGAACTTGTTGACATGAGAGATGTAAAAAGCGGACAAGATTTATATGTTCGAATAGCCACTTCGGATCCAG ATGGTAAACATGAGCGTCAAAAAAAGGTAATCTTGGTGGTTGCGATCACTGTTTCGCTGGTCCTTGTGATGTTATTAGCATTCTGTGTTTACATgatcaagaaaaaatataaag ATTCTGTTGAAAGTAAATTTTTAGACTGGCCAATGCGTTTCAACATTTTGAATGCAATTGCTCGGGGGCTTCTTTATCTTCACCATGATTCTAGATTGAGGATCATACACAGAGATCTGAAAGCAAGCAATATTTTATTAGACAATGATATGAATCCAAAAATATCAGATTTTGGCCTTGCTAGATTGTGTGGAAGTGATCAAGTTGAAGGGAGTACAAGCATCATAGCAGGAACACA TGGTTACATGGCCCCTGAATATGCCATTGATGGATTATTCTCTATAAAATCGGATGTATTCAGCTTTGGAGTATTATTGCTAGAAATTGttagtggaaagaaaaacaaaggacTCACCTACCAAGATCACGATCATAATCTTATTGGTCAT GCTTGGAGATTGTGGAAAGAAGGTACTCCAGAGCAATTGATTGATGCTTGTTTGGCAAATTCATGTAGTATATATGAAGTTGCACGGTGCGTTCAAATTAGCCTTCTATGTTTACAACATCATCCAGACGATAGGCCGAACATGACATCAGTAGTTGTAATGTTGTCGAGTGAAAATGTTATACCTGAACCCAAGGAGCTTGGTTTCTTAATTAGAAGGGTCTCGAACGAAAGAGAACAATCTTCTAATAGACAATCTTCTTCAATCAATGAAGTAACTATGTCACTTTTAAATGCTAGATAa